One window from the genome of Lepisosteus oculatus isolate fLepOcu1 chromosome 21, fLepOcu1.hap2, whole genome shotgun sequence encodes:
- the LOC138224454 gene encoding uncharacterized protein → MSLIALVVCLSLGSGAFASHLQGGIMTFSPKGRNPDGTFRVDFRYKESFRNGCHQEFYWPCRSGNCGQNTYFQYGKIDDDPLGGGWCQAEGVMTRSIASDKPFELSESSCCWSSDSYSPLSWQLLTYVDLGTRSDTRQPNRSPVTTLPPIIRVPQNCPITYRLLAHDPDGDRVRCRYGFKQNFECYNCSQHVDFHFDENTCAITYVRSLTRVHIFEIVMEDFPRQYISVTYRDNTSSVRSPLPLSRRRRAIATPSLTDYQTISTTKYPPTSSTSPLSKIPLQFIIQVDNDVPSCTFGDYRPKLLPPTPAHGAFLNATVDHVFEISVRAQAFYSVIYDIKISGPLNITKSFQYDDINKTGQAFIQWTPNVNDLDEHVPICFIAETRDGYQSEVRCVVVIVGRNYIRSGEAEIECTENTMRIAVLKSSVRGIHESHLRLNDPSCTLTSNGTHVVAIMSLHSCGTQLEEDHKFLIFKNEITSFDNLNDIITRKHLVEIGFSCSYPKTGNVSFEFKARRIPYVFTESGFGRFTYQFEFFSSNLYNRMIDSRSYPVTAELRDMLYMDIVATSSLPNTQLFVESCRATPHDDPNDPVFYDIIRNGCLLDNTLQVFPSNRTEYRFGMEAFAFIGQYEEVYISCMVILCQAGNPYTRCAQGCTNGTSIYDGHHLQKRDLVSQTARHYISQGPVRLARSSGSAVSQVNLSPNIVFVAGTLLAAIGLLCGVVIYKAKISKVQYKALPTADL, encoded by the exons ATGTCTCTGATTGCACTGGTGGTCTGCCTGAGCCTGGGCTCCGGTGCCTTTGCCTCCCATTTGCAAGGTGGGATCATGACCTTCAGTCCCAAAGGAAGAAACCCAGACGGGACTTTCAGG GTAGATTTTCGGTACAAAGAATCATTTAGAAATGGCTGCCATCAGGAATTTTACTGGCCATGCCGGAGTGGGAACTGTGGACAAAACACCTATTTTCAATATGGGAAAATAGATGACGACCCATTAGGAGGTGGCTGGTGTCAGGCAGAGGGAGTCATGACCAGAAGCATTGCCAGCGACAAACCTTTTGAATTGAG TGAGTCAAGCTGTTGCTGGAGCTCTGATTCATACAGTCCTCTCTCTTGGCAACTTTTGACATATGTCGATCTAGGAACAAGATCGGATACCAGACAACCAAACAGGTCTCCTGTAACTACCCTTCCACCAATAATCCG AGTACCCCAAAACTGTCCAATAACATACAGATTACTGGCACATGACCCAGATGGAGATCGTGTCAGATGCAGATATGGATTTAAGCAAAACTTTGAATGCTATAACTGCAGCCAACATGTAGATTTCCACTTTGATGAG AATACGTGTGCCATTACATATGTTCGCTCATTGACGAGGGTTCATATCTTTGAGATTGTTATGGAAGATTTTCCAAGACAGTACATCAGTGTTACCTACAGGGATAACACATCATCAGTCCGATCCCCGTTGCCACTGTCTCGGCGCCGCCGCGCTATCGCAACACCTTCACTTACGGATTACCAAACCATTTCCACTACTAAGTACCCACCTACCAGTTCTACGTCTCCCTTGAGCAAAATTCCTTTGCAATTTATTATTCAAG TTGATAACGATGTGCCTTCCTGCACATTTGGAGATTACAGACCCAAGCTCCTGCCTCCCACCCCAGCCCACGGTGCCTTTCTGAATGCTACAGTGGATCATGTATTTGAAATCAGCGTTAGAGCACAAGCATTCTACTCCGT GATTTATGACATCAAGATCAGTGGACCTCTGAATATCACAAAGTCATTCCAATATGATGACATCAACAAAACTGGACAAGCGTTCATACAATGGACACCAAATGTGAATGACTTAGATGAGCATGTTCCTATTTGTTTTATAGCAGAGACCAGAGATGG GTATCAGTCAGAAGTGAGATGTGTTGTGGTAATTGTTGGAAGAAATTATATTCGCAGTG GTGAAGCTGAAATTGAATGCACTGAGAACACCATGAGAATTGCTGTGCTCAAGTCTTCAGTCAGAGGAATTCATGAAAGCCATCTGCGTCTCAATGACCCCTCATGTACGCTGACATCCAACGGCACTCATGTAGTTGCAATAATGTCACTTCACTCCTGTGGAACACAGCTTGAG GAAGATCAcaaatttcttattttcaaaaatgaGATTACATCATTTGATAACCTAAATGACATCATAACCAGGAAGCATCTGGTAGAGATTGGATTCTCTTGCTCCTACCCCAAGACGGGTAACGTGTCTTTCGAGTTCAAAGCACGCAGGATTCCCTACGTGTTCACGGAGTCTGGCTTCGGCaggttcacctatcagtttgaGTTCTTCAGCTCCAATCTGTACAACAGAATGATCGACTCCAGGTCTTACCCAGTGACAGCGGAGCTGCGGGACATGCTTTATATGGACATTGTGGCGACATCATCTCTTCCCAACACCCAGCTGTTTGTGGAGTCTTGCAGAGCAACTCCTCATGACGACCCCAATGACCCCGTATTCTACGACATCATCAGAAATgg ATGTCTTCTGGATAATACACTTCAGGTCTTTCCAAGCAACAGGACAGAGTACAGGTTTGGAATGGAAGCTTTTGCCTTCATCGGCCAGTATGAAGAG GTTTACATCAGCTGCATGGTCATCTTGTGCCAGGCTGGCAACCCCTACACCAGGTGTGCCCAGGGATGTACCAATGGGACTTCCATCTATGATGGGCATCACCTTCAAAAAAGAGATTTGGTTTCACAGACTGCAAGACACTACATTTCCCAGGGACCTGTTCGTCTAGCCAGGAGCTCAGGAAGTGCAG TATCCCAAGTGAATCTGAGCCCCAACATAGTTTTTGTTGCTGGGACTCTCCTGGCTGCCATtggccttctgtgtggagtggtCATCTATAAAGCCAAGATCTCAAAGGTCCAATACAAAGCTCTTCCGACTGCAGACCTCTGA
- the LOC138224443 gene encoding uncharacterized protein has product MSAFALVVCLSLGSSAFASHLQGGIMTFSPKGRNPDGTFRVDIRYKESFRTGCHQEFYWPCRSGNCGQNTHFQYGKIDDDPLGAGWCQAEGVMTRSIASDKPFELSESSCCWIYDSYDTPSWQLLTYVDLGTRSDTRQPNRSPVTTLPPVIRVPRNCPITYRLLAHDPDGDHVRCRYGLRSNSECYSCNTHPDFSLDENTCTLSYHYSLKTNHLFEIVLEDFPRQYVSLTYTDGTSSGRSPLVPHRSIRSIGGGSTSPSLPPTAASNWGWWFPLTTPEPTTTTEPTTTAASNWGWWFPLTTPEPTTTTEPTTTAAYNWWWWFPATTQAPTTTTEPTTTAASNWWWWFPATTQAPTTTPEPTTTAASNWGWWFPATTQAPTTTPEPTTTAASNWGWWPTTTTPSPTTTTTPYSRSLLSPPLSKIPLQFVVQVDNDVPSCTFGDYRPKLLSPTPAHGAFLNASVDHEFEISIRAQANYTTIYDIKISGPLNITKSFQYDQRSRIGQAFIKWTPTENDLNDHVPICFTAETTDGYQSELRCVVVFVGRNQISAGEADIECTENTMKIAVLKSSVRGIHESHLRLNDPSCTLTSNDTHVVAIMSLHSCGTQLEEDSEYLIFKNEITSFDNLNDIITRKHLVEIGFSCSYPKMGNVSFEFKAHKIPYVFTESGFGRFTYQFELFSSDLYNRMIDSRSYPVTVELQQMIYMDIVATSSLPNTQLFVESCRATPHDDPNDPVFYDIIRNGCVQDSTVQVFPSNQTEYRFGMEAFAFIGQFEEVYISCTVILCQAGNPYTRCAQGCTNGTSNSHGHHLHRRAVASQTARHYISQGPVRLTRSTGSAASSLNLNLNLNVVFIMGTLLIALVLVCGTVVYKARVSRVRYEVLPTSDF; this is encoded by the exons ATGTCTGCCTTTGCACTGGTGGTCTGCCTGAGCCTGGGCTCCAGTGCCTTTGCCTCCCATTTGCAAGGTGGGATCATGACCTTCAGTCCCAAAGGAAGAAACCCAGACGGGACTTTCAGG GTAGACATTCGGTACAAAGAATCCTTTAGAACTGGCTGCCATCAGGAATTTTACTGGCCATGCCGTAGTGGGAACTGTGGACAAAACACCCATTTTCAATATGGGAAAATAGATGACGACCCATTAGGAGCTGGCTGGTGTCAGGCAGAGGGAGTCATGACCAGAAGCATTGCCAGTGACAAACCTTTTGAACTGAG TGAGTCAAGCTGTTGCTGGATCTATGATTCATACGATACTCCCTCTTGGCAACTTTTGACATATGTTGATCTGGGAACAAGATCGGACACCAGACAACCAAACAGGTCTCCAGTAACTACCCTTCCACCAGTAATCAG AGTCCCCCGAAACTGTCCAATAACATACAGATTACTGGCACATGACCCAGATGGAGATCATGTCAGATGCAGATATGGATTGAGGTCAAACTCGGAATGCTATTCCTGCAACACACATCCAGATTTCAGCCTTGATGAA AATACATGTACCTTATCGTACCACTACTCATTAAAGACGAATCATCTGTTTGAAATCGTGCTGGAGGATTTTCCAAGGCAGTATGTTAGTTTAACGTACACAGATGGCACATCGTCCGGCAGATCGCCCTTGGTCCCACACCGTTCTATCCGTTCTATCGGGGGAGGTTCTACGTCACCCTCTCTGCCTCCCACAGCAGCCTCAAACTGGGGGTGGTGGTTTCCATTGACAACACCTGAACCTACTACGACCACTGAACCTACTACCACAGCAGCCTCAAACTGGGGGTGGTGGTTTCCATTGACAACACCTGAACCTACTACGACCACTGAACCTACTACCACAGCAGCCTAtaactggtggtggtggtttcCAGCAACAACACAAGCACCTACTACGACCACTGAACCTACTACCACAGCAGCCTcaaactggtggtggtggtttcCAGCAACAACACAAGCACCTACTACTACCCCTGAACCTACTACCACAGCAGCCTCAAACTGGGGGTGGTGGTTTCCAGCAACAACACAAGCACCTACTACTACCCCTGAACCTACTACCACAGCAGCCTCAAACTGGGGGTGGTGgcctacaacaaccacaccatCCCCAACTACTACAACCACACCATACTCCCGTTCCCTTCTCAGTCCGCCCCTGAGTAAGATTCCTTTACAATTTGTTGTTCAAG TTGATAACGATGTGCCTTCCTGCACATTTGGAGATTACAGACCCAAGCTCCTGTCTCCCACCCCAGCCCACGGTGCCTTTCTGAATGCCTCCGTGGATCATGAGTTTGAAATCAGCATTAGAGCACAAGCAAACTACACAAC GATATATGACATCAAGATCAGTGGGCCTCTGAATATAACAAAGTCATTCCAATATGACCAAAGATCCAGAATCGGACAAGCATTCATAAAATGGACTCCAACTGAAAATGACTTAAATGATCATGTGCCCATTTGTTTTACTGCAGAGACCACAGATGG ATACCAGTCTGAACTGAGATGTGTTGTTGTCTTTGTTGGAAGAAATCAAATAAGCGCTG GTGAAGCTGACATTGAATGCACTGAGAACACCATGAAAATTGCTGTGCTCAAGTCTTCAGTCAGAGGAATTCATGAAAGCCATTTACGTCTCAATGACCCCTCATGTACACTGACTTCCAACGACACTCATGTAGTTGCAATAATGTCACTTCACTCCTGTGGAACACAGCTTGAG GAAGATTCCGAATAtcttattttcaaaaatgaGATTACATCATTTGATAACCTAAACGACATCATAACCAGGAAGCATCTGGTAGAGATTGGATTCTCTTGCTCCTACCCCAAGATGGGTAACGTGTCCTTCGAGTTCAAAGCGCACAAGATTCCCTACGTGTTCACGGAGTCTGGCTTCGGCaggttcacctatcagtttgaGCTCTTCAGCTCCGATCTGTACAACAGAATGATCGACTCCAGGTCTTACCCAGTGACAGTCGAACTGCAGCAGATGATTTACATGGACATTGTGGCGACATCATCTCTTCCCAACACCCAGCTGTTTGTGGAGTCTTGCAGAGCGACTCCTCATGACGACCCCAATGACCCCGTATTCTACGACATCATCAGAAATGG GTGTGTTCAAGATAGCACAGTTCAGGTCTTCCCGAGTAACCAGACAGAGTACAGGTTTGGAATGGAAGCTTTTGCCTTCATTGGCCAATTTGAAGAG GTTTACATCAGCTGCACAGTCATCTTGTGCCAGGCTGGCAACCCCTACACCAGGTGTGCCCAGGGCTGTACCAATGGCACTTCCAATTCTCATGGGCATCACCTTCACAGGAGAGCAGTGGCTTCACAGACTGCCAGACACTACATTTCCCAGGGGCCTGTGCGCCTAACCAGGAGCACTGGCAGTGCAG